TTCTTCTTTCCCCCCTTCTTCCCCTTCCCGCACCCTACTCTAAGATTACACCGCCGTGAAGTTCTCGGGCTCGCGGGCAGGAAAATTGACAAGCCCGCACCAGGAGTGGTACATTGAGTGCGTCCGATAGGGGGTTCCTGTTCATGGGCATTGGCATGACCCTGCTAGGCAGGATTCGCAACATTAGGCTCAATCCAGCCCAGTTCCTCGTGGCAGGTTTCGCCCTGGTCATCTTCATAGGATCCATCCTTCTCTCTCTGCCGGCCGCTTCCGCGGACGGCTCGAGACTCCGCTACCTGGACGCGCTTTTCACCGCCACGTCCGCCACTTGCGTGACAGGCCTCGTGGTGGTAGACACTGGCCTTCAGTTCTCGCTCTTTGGAGAACTAGTCATTCTCGTCCTGATACAGGTGGGTGGCCTGGGCTTCATGTCCATGGCCACCCTGATCGCGCTCGCCCTCGGAAGGCGCATAACCCTCCGCGGAAGGCTCTTCCTGCAGGAGTCCCTCAACCAGTTCAGCATGGCTGGGCTGATCCGGCTCACGAGGCACATAGCCCTCACCACTCTGGTGCTTGAAGCCATAGGGGCCGTGATTCTAGCCATCAGGTTCTCGTCGCGGCTGCCCGCCGGACAAGCAGCTTACTACGGCATATTCCATGCAGTCTCCGCATTCTGCAACGCAGGGTTCGATCTCTTCGGACCGGTTTCTGGGGCGTTCTCGTCCATCACCTCGTGGGCCACAGACGCGGTAGTCGTTCTGACCATGGCGGCACTGATCATAGCCGGGGGCTTGGGCTTCCCCGTGATCGTGGAGCTCTCCGGCCGTCGGCATGCCAACTCGCACCGGGTTTCCCTCCACACCAGGCTGGTGCTGACCGTCACCGTCTTCCTCTTGACGCTCGGGACCCTCGTGATACTGGGTCTCGAGTTCGCGAACCCAAGCACCATGGGACACATGGACGCCGGAAATAGATTGCTCGCAGCGTTCTTCCAAGCTCTCACACCGAGGACCGCTGGATTCAACACCGTAGACACAGCGAGCCTCCGGCCAGCCACCTTGTTCTTCGTAATGATCCTCATGTTCATCGGAGCCTCTCCGAGTTCCACTGGAGGTGGAATCAAGACCTCGACGTTCGGTGTGCTCATCTCCACCATATCCTCTACCATCCGTGGATATGATGAAGTGGAGATGTACGAGAGGCGCATACCCAGGGATCTCAGCCAAAAGGCATCAACCATAGCATCCATTGCACTCGCTCTGGTGGCTGTGGTGACGATGCTTCTTTCCATCACAGAGAGCGCAACCTTTCTCGAAGTCATGTTCGAGGCCATGTCCGCCTTCGGGACTGTGGGTCTGTCAACCGGTATAACACCTCGACTGTCAGACTTTGGTCGCATCCTGATAATCATGACCATGTTCATGGGACGACTCGGGCCGCTCACTGTGGTGGTTGCTCTGGCGCAGCGAAAGAAGATTGTTGCCAATGTCCATCTCGCTGAAGAGAGGGTTATGATCGGATGAGAGTATATGTGGTTCGTCACGGCGAGACGGGATGGAATCGGGAAGAGGTCTTCAGAGGCAGGGCCGATATACCCCTGGACGATACCGGCCTAGCCCAGGCGGAGGCGACAGGCAGAGCGCTTGCGTCCGTGGGCCTCACAGCCGTGTACTCCAGCCCGCTTTCCCGCGCCCTCCAGACTGCGGAGGCCATAGCGTCCTTCCACGGCCTGGATGTCATCCCACATGAAGGCTTTTCCGACATAGACGTCGGTGAATGGGAAGGTGTACAGATCGAGGCGGTGAAGAGGAATTACCCTGACTTCCTCTCAGCGTGGCAGCGCGACCCCGCGAGCTTCACCTTCCCCGGTGGAGAGAGTCTTTGCGCTGTGATGGAGCGCGCGGTGGCTTCACTGGAGGAGGTCGCCTCCAGACGGGAACATGATGCCGCCGGGCGGGACCGCGACGCCGCCATCGCAGTCGTGTCCCACCGCGTCGTAAACAAGCTGCTGTTGCTCTGGGCTCTGGGCGCCGGCCCCGAAGGGTTCTGGAGGATCCGCCAGGATACATGCTGCATCAACTTGGTGGAAATGACCCCGATGGGCCCGGTTGTGCACACCGTGAACGATAGGCATCATCTTGAGGGCATAGGGGCCTCGAAAGAGGAGAAGGCTGCGCGCAGGAACGTATTCAGATGCGCACAGCCTCCGCCGGAGAAACCCCCTGCTGACTTCTAGCTTTCTGCTTCTTCCCTCTCCTCGGGCGTCTCCCGTGGAGAGTTCAGCATCTTCTTGAGTATCCTGAGCTTGATCGGAACCACGGCCACCGCCACCACGCCGATGATGATAACCCATACCCGCCACGCCATTCTCATATCCTCCTCAGAGTTGATTTGAGTCCCTCCGCAAACGGGCCTGCCGCCAACACGGGCCAACTTCCTCCGGAGCTGGCTCTTTCCGCCGCAGCGACTTCGCGGCGCAAGTTCGTTCGCCCGCTATTCTCCGCCTCCCCTGGCGGGACCCGCCAGTTGCAGCCTCCGGCCCATAACTGGGAGGAGCAGCGCGACCATCGCGCCGCTCAGGCCGGCCGTCGCGAGCGCGGCCGGGATGAGCGGAAGCGCCGTGTCGATAACCGCGCGACGAAGCGACTCAAACGCCCCGTAGTTCGGAAACGGGTACACGAGCCACATTAGACGCGTCGGGATGAAGATTGAAGCCGCCGGGATGCCGATAAAGGGCACTATCAGTATCTTGAGAACCGCGATCGCTCCGATCTGGCTTGCCGCGGCGGACCCGATCAGGAAGCCGAAGAGCACAGCCAATCCAAGGGAAGCCACGGCGCCGACAGCGAGTCTCCAGTAGTCCACCCCCAATGGGCCCACCAGGATGAAAGTCGCCGCGACCGATAGGACAACCGCAAGTATGGAGCCCAAGGCGGCTTTTCGCGAGAACATACTCCATTGTGCCTGCGGGGCTCACCGCGAGCGCCCTGAGGACTCTGGATTGCCTGTCGTCGATGACGCTGAACCCAATCCCTACGCCCCCGATTAGCACACACGTCAGGACCAGAAAGATCGCAGAGTATTCACGGGCAAACGACGTCGCGGTGCCGATGGTCCTGATATCCGCCCTGACCAGGCTTTCTCCGTCGGTCACGTAATCCAGGATCGTCCCGGGAAGTTCGCGGATGTAGCTTTCCTCGTTCCCCTCGAGGATCACCCGGAATCCAGATTGGCCCAGGTTTATCCCCGGCACGTCGTCGAACTCGAGGACCCGCCTCTCCAGTGATCCGATGTCTGGGTACCGGCTCACTATCGCATAGTCCTCAAGCGCCGCCACAATGTCCGCTGGCACCGACGAGTCCACCGCGAACTCCATATCCATGGCCTCCATGGACGGAAGGAAGACCCGAAGCAGCGTCGCCGCGATCAAAGGGAACAAGATCAGGTAGATCATGATGTTCTCCTTCATCGTGAACAAGACGTCCTTCGCAAGCAGGCTTTTTATGCGCCGAAGCATTTCAGCGGCCCTCCTTCATCAGTCGGCGGTCCACCGCAAACCACGCAAGCCCAAAGGCAAGCGCGGCCTGTGCCGCCAGGGTCAGGGCAAGAGGTAGGCAGAAACCTACCTTGCCTGTTGGGAACAGAAGCTCCCGCGCAGTGAACATCAACTGGTATGAAGGCGTCAGCGGGAACCACGCGGGCCTGAACGAGGGGAAGAAGTATGATCTCACCGGCAGGCCCATCGCCAGCATCATGAGGATCGCCGGGTAGATGAAGTCGGAGATCCCCCCAAAGAACGTCCCCACCACGAGACCAAGAGACGTCATGACAGCGCGTGTTGCCGCTACCACCAGCATGACCCTGGGCAGGTTCGGATGGAGTCCGATTGTGAACACAAGAACGAGAAGCCCGTACACGACCGCCATTATCACATTCGCCGCAACTTTGGACCCAACATAGGTCAGTGTGGTGGAGGGGCTGACCCGAAATGCGCGGACTCCGCCCTCCGCCTTCCCCTGGAACATCATGACTGCAACAAACAGGAACCCCAGGAACACCATTTCCGTTGCGAGGACTAGAGGCACAAGGCTCTTGTTGAAAGGAGGCTTCACGCTCTCCGGCCGAAGGAAGATGTTTTCGTGAGCTTCTGGCATCCCAAGCCCTCCGGCATCGCTCCACACCCGGGCCACCACCGCCCGCAGGGCGAGTATGGCCGGGTCAGGCTCGTATCCCTGCCTGTATATGGTGGCCTTCGGGTCCTCTGGGCCGCCGGAGAACACGATCCCGAGCGCGCGCGGGTTCTGTTCCATGATCTCCAGCAGCTCCTGCTCGGATCGGAGCAAGCTCGCATCCTGACCCTGGCTCCGAAAGAACCCCGCGATCAACTGCCCCTCTGTCAGATCGACCACGTACTCCACTGCCCCAACTTTCACCTGGGCAGGCACAGCGAAGTTCAGGACCACACTGAACACCACTGCCAGCCCAAGCTGGCGACGTCCTTGCCCTCGTACTTGACACTGCCCTTTTGCACCTGCAGCAGCCCAGTCATGATGCTCTGCGCAGTGCTCTTCCCGGCTCCACTCGGGCCGAGAAACCCAAAGATCTGCCCTAGGGGAATCTCGAAACTGACGTCCCGCACAGCAGGGGAGCTCGCGCGTGGATAGGTGAATGTCAGGTTCTTTACGTCGATCATTGTCAGCCGTCCCTCCGTTGTGTCCTGCTCTCCCGAGGGCCGCCCTAAGGGTCTGCAGCTCATCAGATCCGCAGTCCTTCACGCCTGCGGCCCCTCAGGTCCGTAGGCAGACCGCCATGAAATCCCCCAGACCCGCGGCCTTTCGCGTTTGCGGCCCCTCAGCCCTGAGGCTGAAGCCCGGTCTTCATCAGTCTCACGAGGTCCTCCACCGCCCCGGGCAGGTCCAGATCCTTCACTCTTGACAAGTTCTCTGGCAGGAAGAGCTCAGTGAACTCGACTCCGATCCTGTCCGCCAGAAGCTTCCCGAATTCAGTACTGAGCGCGTTAACGTAGAAAACGATGAGATCGAACCGCAAGTCCCTCCGGATCTGCCCCGTTTTCTGCGCTCCCTCGATTAGACCTCCCAACCAATCCCTTGACATAGACTTCATCTTCCCGAATATCTCCTATTTGAAAGGGCTCTCAAGCGCCCCTGTCGGGATCCTGCTCTCAAGGGGTTGGTCGATGTCGAATCTGGCCCCGGTCAACATCAATTTGGCATAGCTTCCGTAGAAATCGTTCCAGTCGAGCTTGGGGGCGTGCTTTGAGATGAAATCCAGCTTCGCCTGGCCCGCCCCAGTCACGAGGTAGAAGTAGAGGTCTTTCTTGTCCTCGAAGTACTGGTACACACTGCCCTTGGCAATACCAGCGAGCCTCACGATCCGAGTGACCGATGCCTGAGCGTACGTGTTTCGCGCGAGTTCCTCCATGCCTATTTGAACGATCCTGTCACGCTTCGCCTCAGGCAGGTTGAAGAACGTCTGAGTCGGCATTGGCATGCCCCCTCCCTCACGTGAGCAGGCGGGCACGTGACCATCCGGTCATGTCAAGTGGTCGCTCGAACATCTTCTTCTCATAACGACACTTGGGTTCCCGTCCTCGGCAAAGACCTCGTCCAGCTCCGTGGGGATTGCCTCGCCGTCGGGGGCCAGAGTGAAAAACCCGGCGTCGTGACTTCGGGAGATCTCCGCTAGAAGATCGTGAAACGAGAGCCGGTCGCCTGAGAGCATCATCGGATTCACCTCGAACACCCATGTCTCCACCGACCAATTCTCAATCAAGTCGGACGCGCCCAGTAGCGCGTGGTATTCTCCGCCCTCAATATCCAACTTGATCAGGTCGATATGGTCCCCCGCCCTGAATCGCGAATCAAGACGTTCCGCAGGCACCTCCACCTGAGTGATCTCATCAGTGTAATGGTGGAAGTACTCCTTTCCGTGCCTGTGGATGGAAGCGTGTCCGCGAAACCGGGTGCTCAGGTAGAACGCGATCTCGTCGGAGGATGAGTAGACCGCGCACTCCAGGGGCGTCACCCTGTCCCGAAGACAGTTGATGGACAAGTTGTCTAGAAGGAACGAATGGTTCACTGG
This window of the Bacillota bacterium genome carries:
- a CDS encoding ABC transporter permease, which codes for MLRRIKSLLAKDVLFTMKENIMIYLILFPLIAATLLRVFLPSMEAMDMEFAVDSSVPADIVAALEDYAIVSRYPDIGSLERRVLEFDDVPGINLGQSGFRVILEGNEESYIRELPGTILDYVTDGESLVRADIRTIGTATSFAREYSAIFLVLTCVLIGGVGIGFSVIDDRQSRVLRALAVSPAGTMEYVLAKSRLGLHTCGCPIGRGDFHPGGPIGGGLLETRCRRRGFPWIGCALRLPDRVRRGKPDRSDRGSQDTDSALYRHPGGFNLHPDASNVARVPVSELRGV
- a CDS encoding TrkH family potassium uptake protein produces the protein MSASDRGFLFMGIGMTLLGRIRNIRLNPAQFLVAGFALVIFIGSILLSLPAASADGSRLRYLDALFTATSATCVTGLVVVDTGLQFSLFGELVILVLIQVGGLGFMSMATLIALALGRRITLRGRLFLQESLNQFSMAGLIRLTRHIALTTLVLEAIGAVILAIRFSSRLPAGQAAYYGIFHAVSAFCNAGFDLFGPVSGAFSSITSWATDAVVVLTMAALIIAGGLGFPVIVELSGRRHANSHRVSLHTRLVLTVTVFLLTLGTLVILGLEFANPSTMGHMDAGNRLLAAFFQALTPRTAGFNTVDTASLRPATLFFVMILMFIGASPSSTGGGIKTSTFGVLISTISSTIRGYDEVEMYERRIPRDLSQKASTIASIALALVAVVTMLLSITESATFLEVMFEAMSAFGTVGLSTGITPRLSDFGRILIIMTMFMGRLGPLTVVVALAQRKKIVANVHLAEERVMIG
- a CDS encoding TetR/AcrR family transcriptional regulator, which produces MPTQTFFNLPEAKRDRIVQIGMEELARNTYAQASVTRIVRLAGIAKGSVYQYFEDKKDLYFYLVTGAGQAKLDFISKHAPKLDWNDFYGSYAKLMLTGARFDIDQPLESRIPTGALESPFK
- a CDS encoding histidine phosphatase family protein, with translation MRVYVVRHGETGWNREEVFRGRADIPLDDTGLAQAEATGRALASVGLTAVYSSPLSRALQTAEAIASFHGLDVIPHEGFSDIDVGEWEGVQIEAVKRNYPDFLSAWQRDPASFTFPGGESLCAVMERAVASLEEVASRREHDAAGRDRDAAIAVVSHRVVNKLLLLWALGAGPEGFWRIRQDTCCINLVEMTPMGPVVHTVNDRHHLEGIGASKEEKAARRNVFRCAQPPPEKPPADF
- a CDS encoding FkbM family methyltransferase encodes the protein MYIGSGKALISTVWGGMLIVPSQDLSVAPGLIINGIHEPQLTNYLGKTIKPGFTCVDVGANIGYFTVLMGHLVGPKGKVTAYEPDPVNHSFLLDNLSINCLRDRVTPLECAVYSSSDEIAFYLSTRFRGHASIHRHGKEYFHHYTDEITQVEVPAERLDSRFRAGDHIDLIKLDIEGGEYHALLGASDLIENWSVETWVFEVNPMMLSGDRLSFHDLLAEISRSHDAGFFTLAPDGEAIPTELDEVFAEDGNPSVVMRRRCSSDHLT
- a CDS encoding ABC transporter permease → MFSVVLNFAVPAQVKVGAVEYVVDLTEGQLIAGFFRSQGQDASLLRSEQELLEIMEQNPRALGIVFSGGPEDPKATIYRQGYEPDPAILALRAVVARVWSDAGGLGMPEAHENIFLRPESVKPPFNKSLVPLVLATEMVFLGFLFVAVMMFQGKAEGGVRAFRVSPSTTLTYVGSKVAANVIMAVVYGLLVLVFTIGLHPNLPRVMLVVAATRAVMTSLGLVVGTFFGGISDFIYPAILMMLAMGLPVRSYFFPSFRPAWFPLTPSYQLMFTARELLFPTGKVGFCLPLALTLAAQAALAFGLAWFAVDRRLMKEGR
- a CDS encoding ATP-binding cassette domain-containing protein, translated to MIDVKNLTFTYPRASSPAVRDVSFEIPLGQIFGFLGPSGAGKSTAQSIMTGLLQVQKGSVKYEGKDVASLGWQWCSVWS